A stretch of Coccidioides posadasii str. Silveira chromosome 2, complete sequence DNA encodes these proteins:
- the GAR1_2 gene encoding H/ACA snoRNP pseudouridylase subunit (EggNog:ENOG410PFT7~COG:C) produces MATEVTGTRFTLNTGVEIPALGLGTWQSAPGQVQAAVYHALKVGYRHVDAALCYQNEKEVGRGIAQAVREGIVRREDIFVTTKLWNTYHRRVDEGLEISLKDLGLEYVDLYLMHWPAPMNPNGNHPLFPKLPDGSRDIDWSRSHIDSYKDMEKLLASGKVKAIGVSNYSLKYLQQLLEHVSVVPAVNQIENHPLLPQQEIVDFCREKGIMVTAYSPLGSTGGPLMTSDAVVEVARRKGVSPSTILLSWHVARGSCVLSKSVTPSRIEANLHLVKLDEDDMKIIAKFTAESVSRDGFTRFVYPPFGIDFGFPDKTLKD; encoded by the exons ATGGCTACAGAAGTGACTGGTACCCGATTCACACTAAACACAGGGGTAGAGATCCCGGCCCTTGGATTAG GAACATGGCAATCTGCCCCGGGACAGGTGCAAGCTGCAGTCTACCATGCGTTGAAGGTCGGATATAGACACGTAGATGCCGCACTATGCTACCAGAACGAGAAGGAAGTTGGAAGGGGGATTGCACAGGCTGTCAGGGAAGGGATAGTCAGGCGAGAAGACATTTTTGTGACGACGAAGCTATGGAATACGTATCACAGACGGGTAGACGAAGGGCTAGAGATAAGCTTAAAAGATCTTGGGTTGGAGTACGTGGATTTGTATCTTATGCATTGGCCAGCACCGATGAATCCGAATG GAAACCACCCGCTTTTTCCCAAGCTCCCCGATGGATCCCGGGATATCGACTGGTCACGGTCCCATATCGATAGCTACAAGGACATGGAGAAGCTCCTCGCGTCCGGCAAAGTGAAGGCGATTGGCGTTTCGAATTACAGCCTCAAGTACCTTCAACAGCTCCTTGAGCACGTTTCGGTTGTGCCTGCAGTGAATCAGATCGAGAACCACCCACTTCTGCCGCAGCAGGAGATTGTTGATTTCTGCAGAGAGAAAGGAATCATGGTCACGGCATATAGCCCTCTGGGGAGCACAGGCGGACCGCTGATGACGAGCGACGCGGTGGTTGAAGTTGCGAGGAGAAAAGGCGTTTCGCCGTCGACGATTTTGTTGAGCTGGCATG TTGCACGTGGTTCCTGCGTCCTCTCAAAGTCCGTCACACCATCGCGCATCGAAGCCAACCTCCATCTCGTTAAACTGGACGAGGATGATATGAAAATAATTGCAAAATTTACGGCGGAATCGGTATCTCGAGACGGGTTTACAAGGTTTGTCTATCCGCCGTTCGGAATCGACTTTGGCTTCCCCGACAAGACGTTGAAGGATTGA